One Plasmodium coatneyi strain Hackeri chromosome 14, complete sequence genomic window carries:
- a CDS encoding SICA antigen, whose product MNQWESICRISHFKLYYFTFPGKRRLHKRVHQVRGRPFLREEPLDHVDDQADGSREYYIVKERKPRSTPKKRRKKRAGGRRRVGRHRPVGRRTIIDIHLEVLGECQKGDLHSRKEDFFEILVQEFMGSNFIKEVQCFGSDSGFREEDFVPREDVPEEQVQCSDFGCRKEDFVPKEGVPKEQVPSSDSGTGSMFSSLRKKFLRNKLLRKIFLWKEFLRKRTFQVQIPDNIRQDNTQLGE is encoded by the exons atgaatcagtgggaAAGtatatgtaggatttcgcattttaagtTGTAC tatttTACCTTTCCTGGTAAAAGAAGACTTCACAAAAGAGTTCATCAAGTGCGTGGTCGTCCTTTCTTACGTGAAGAACCCCTTGATCATGTGGAtgaccaggcagatggttcacgtgaatattacattgtaaaggaacgcaaacctcgttctacgcctaaaaaaaggaggaaaaaacgtgctGGTGGTCGTCGCCGTGTTGGTCGTCATCGCCCTGTTGGTCGAcgtaccattattgatatccaTTTAGAAGTCCTAggcgaatgtcaaaaaggggacctgcattcgaggaaggaagacttttttgaaattttggttcaagagttcatgggaagcaattttataaaagaagttCAATGTTTtggttcagattccgggtttagggaggaagacttcgttcctagggaagatgttcctgaggaacaggttcaatgTTCCGATTTCGGatgtaggaaggaagactttgttccaaaggaaggagttcctaaggaacaggttccaagttcagattccgg aacaggttccatgttcagttccctaaggaagaaattcttaaggaataaattgctaaggaaaatattcctaTGGAAGgagttcctaaggaagaggacgttccaagttcagattccgg ACAACATTAGGCAGGACAATACTCAGTTGGGTGAATGA
- a CDS encoding SICA-like antigen: MYDKDEHGVAETLCENGNEGDEKKVCEFILQNLLKIKGVRGKECNIENIEEELKEYVHCTTLNLWSALYIFNHCDKQDVVHRAYNVMESLKELGRGTQCKECTYRELKPMVVVKGMDMLKYMYLTMNGDAKIMNLIKKDPKPTENCEEQRKNLTKLGLQINSMRTSGGQQHQAAAAQPEMTKEQFNFISQLITKWVMTKGIWGGMKTVFTNLMSTLKGEQPIIATTCETGLDSNFQEITPWDKEEKELCKAMMKVMSYTNGLTQNFGVRDGIKGEDTVTTYLRCLIGTVVLAELYGSNCRFDKVLPHVSGMVHAYVESNLMEMTDKKCSEFSLESAQIGGKLISKTVVDWINSEKWKQDGRVEKYAMEYMGISDQRSKTNISDICGIITDKPGGRHGRQPKEICKRIIRIIYWMERWDKERNKWKGKSEKKEEQWEQYLKCILGHTIILEILKNKCNADQVMNIISETMRGRGNNFPSGKDGIECDWVKMEDIKSVKELFGTHIQNWINDARKRSGGVRDFEQVMQWMECKPNEKQKEEQEQKEKPCHSERIIDLLGAGRSSQLRDLVNTDPSASAPSSYPGKEQASEDKKEEEKPDKGRIDPDEPDLQDINAGYYFFLGKRRKRYGRAHQVSDPTVQEQFPDHVDNQDGPYEYTLVRERRQPRSVPKKAKRPKKQGVGRRRPDRPVGRRMIIDIHLEVLDECQKGNTKLVQEDFFEILVQDFMGSHILNEEDVPREDFPRSVFKFWEEDFVPPENFPKERVRREGVPSSDSWFREEDFVLKEGVAREDIPKEDVSKEQVPSSDCGLKVDVPKEQVRGSGLGFREEDFVPKEDVPREEVSKEQVPS, encoded by the exons ATGTATGATAAGGACGAGCATGGAGTTGCTGAAACACTATGTGAAAACGGAAACGAAGGGGACGAGAAAAAAGTATGTGAGTTTATTCTCCAGAAtttactaaaaataaaaggtgtTAGGGGCAAGGAATGTAATATAGAGAACATTGAGGAGGAGTTGAAGGAATATGTCCACTGTACAACACTAAACTTATGGTCAgctttgtacatatttaatCATTGTGATAAGCAGGATGTTGTACATAGGGCATATAATGTAATGGAAAGTCTGAAAGAATTAGGTAGAGGAACTCAATGTAAAGAGTGTACGTATAGGGAATTAAAACCTATGGTAGTAGTAAAGGGTATGGACatgttaaaatatatgtatctAACTATGAATGGGGATGCGAAAATTATGAACTTAATAAAGAAAGACCCAAAACCCACGGAGAATTGTGAAGAGCAAAGGAAGAATCTAACAAAATTGGGTCTCCAGATTAATAGTATGAGGACTAGTGGGGGTCAGCAACATCAAGCAGCAGCAGCGCAACCAGAAATGACCAAAGAACAGTTTAATTTCATAAGTCAAttaataacaaaatgggtAATGACAAAGG gaatatggGGAGGCATGAAGACAGTATTTACTAATCTTATGTCAACTCTTAAAGGCGAACAACCAATAATAGCGACAACTTGTGAAACAGGGTTGGATAGTAACTTCCAGGAAATAACTCCATgggataaggaagaaaaagaattatgcaAAGCTATGATGAAAGTTATGTCATATACAAATGGTTTAACACAAAATTTTGGAGTAAGGGACGGCATAAAGGGTGAAGATACGGTAACTACGTACTTAAGGTGTCTAATCGGAACCGTCGTGTTAGCAGAATTATATGGAAGCAATTGCCGTTTTGATAAGGTACTTCCACATGTATCAGGGATGGTGCACGCATACGTGGAGAGTAACCTAATGGAAATGACGGATAAGAAGTGCAGTGAGTTCAGTTTGGAGAGTGCACAAATAGGAGGAAAACTTATTAGTAAAACTGTAGTAGACTGGATAAATagtgaaaaatggaagcaaGATGGGAGAGTCGAGAAATATGCAATG GAATATATGGGAATTAGCGACCAAAGAAGTAAAACGAATATATCAGACATTTGTGGAATCATAACAGATAAACCTGGGGGGCGACATGGGAGACAACCaaaagaaatatgcaaaagaataataagaataatataCTGGATGGAAAGATGGGACAAAGAACgaaataaatggaaaggaaaaagtgaaaaaaaggaagaacagtgGGAACAGTATCTAAAGTGTATACTGGGGCATACAATTATATTGGaaattcttaaaaataaGTGCAATGCTGATCAGGTTATGAACATAATCTCTGAGACTATGAGAGGAAGGGGGAACAATTTTCCAAGTGGAAAAGACGGAATAGAATGTGACTgggtaaaaatggaggatATAAAGTCTGTGAAGGAATTATTTGGGACGCACATACAAAATTGGATAAATGatgcaagaaaaagaagtggtGGTGTTAGAGACTTTGAGCAGGTAATGCAATGGATGGAGTGTAAACCGaatgaaaagcaaaaagaagagcaggagcaaaaagaaaaaccttGCCATAGTGAAAGAATTATAGACTTATTAGGAGCAGGAAGATCATCACAATTACGAGACCTAGTCAATACAGACCCTTCAGCATCAGCACCATCGTCGTATCCAGGTAAGGAACAGGCCTCTGaagataagaaggaagaagagaaaccAGATAAGGGAAGAATTGACCCAGATGAACCTGATCTGCAGGATATTAATGCAGGTTAC tattttttcctcggtaaaaggagaaaacgtTACGGAAGGGCTCATCAAGTATCTGATCCAACTGTACAAGAACAATTCCCTGATCATGTGGACAACCAGGATGGTCCATATGAATACACTTTAGTAAGGGAACgcagacaaccaagatctgttccaaaaaaagcgaagaggccaaaaaaacagggcgttGGTCGTCGCCGTCCTGATCGCCCTGTtggtcgccgcatgattattgatattcatttagaagtcttagacgaatgtcaaaaggggaacaccAAATTGGTTCAAGAGGACttctttgaaattttggttcaagattTTATGGGATCGCACATTTTAAAcgaggaagatgttcctaggGAAGATTTTCCACGTTCAGTTTTCAAGTTttgggaggaagactttgttcctccggaaaattttcctaaggaaagggTTCGTAGGGAAggtgttccaagttcagattcctggtttagggaggaagactttgttcttaaggaaggtgttgCTAGGGaagatattcctaaggaagatgtttctaaggaacaggttccaagttctgATTGCGGGTTGAaagttgatgttcctaaggagcagGTTCGAGGTTcaggtttaggatttagggaggaagactttgttcctaaggaagatgttcctagggaagaagtttctaaggaacaggttccaagttaa